A genome region from Ralstonia solanacearum K60 includes the following:
- a CDS encoding TniQ family protein, translating into MLCLIRAKGAPEHPQPDAPLWGRRDVRQWSVPSVAPPVQVSPHPYENFESLIFRVAERNALGSASTAFQALGAHCSRPSRYCYKHLGRLLGIEPASLAAMLPTVVDGDLHILGHQLLRDRHIVRYASRLCPLCVSERGYGALEWSLAPFAVCAEHGVYLVDRCACSPKRSLDMFRHSYFTCTNLLESNVM; encoded by the coding sequence ATGCTTTGCCTGATCAGAGCAAAGGGAGCGCCTGAGCATCCGCAGCCGGATGCACCGCTTTGGGGGCGGCGCGACGTGCGTCAGTGGTCGGTACCCTCTGTAGCCCCACCCGTTCAAGTCTCTCCTCACCCCTACGAGAACTTTGAAAGCCTCATCTTCCGGGTAGCGGAGCGCAACGCTTTAGGTTCCGCGAGCACCGCGTTCCAGGCGCTTGGTGCGCATTGCTCGAGGCCGTCGCGCTACTGCTATAAGCATCTTGGTCGGTTACTCGGTATTGAACCCGCCTCGTTGGCGGCGATGCTGCCGACAGTAGTTGATGGGGACCTTCACATCCTGGGGCACCAACTCCTGCGTGACCGCCACATTGTTCGGTACGCCAGTCGCCTTTGCCCGTTGTGTGTCTCAGAACGCGGTTACGGTGCACTGGAATGGAGCCTTGCCCCATTTGCTGTTTGCGCCGAGCACGGTGTCTATTTGGTTGATCGCTGCGCATGCAGCCCGAAGAGGTCCTTGGACATGTTCCGCCACAGCTACTTCACATGTACTAACCTTTTGGAAAGTAATGTCATGTGA
- a CDS encoding TniB family NTP-binding protein — protein MNASHEFSLRHQFIKTPQVSKAFDRLGEVHRYVLHSQCSRGLMLLGLSGAGKTTTVREYLGATFPLVRVPGKSCSAVHVEIPASPTQKSLAAAILEGLGDPLASASRHSAETKMNRIATLIRNLHTEVLVLDEAQHLVDYRRSNTYDAADWLKNLMNSCEIAVVLIGLPRARQLLWTNEQLRRRFSATVTLERFDWAMPEEQRLFAALVGSITKILPVPTIDLTEGDTLSRLYHASFGLIDYLIKSLDRAIWSVQSGQAKGIDRAVLACAFRDEVWAEVPPNRNPFAQEFTFTPLIGIHEPFEGFNSTQV, from the coding sequence ATGAACGCATCGCATGAATTCTCTCTTCGCCATCAATTCATCAAGACGCCTCAAGTGTCTAAGGCCTTCGATCGACTGGGCGAGGTCCATCGGTATGTCTTGCATTCTCAATGCAGTCGAGGGCTCATGCTGCTGGGACTCAGCGGGGCAGGCAAAACCACAACCGTTCGGGAGTACCTGGGCGCGACGTTTCCTCTGGTGCGTGTTCCTGGGAAATCATGTAGTGCGGTACACGTTGAAATTCCAGCCTCTCCGACACAGAAGTCGCTCGCCGCGGCAATCCTAGAAGGCCTTGGTGACCCTTTGGCGAGCGCCTCGCGACATTCTGCAGAGACAAAGATGAATCGCATCGCGACGCTTATCAGAAATTTACACACAGAGGTCCTGGTCTTGGACGAGGCGCAACACTTGGTCGACTACAGGCGAAGCAATACATACGACGCCGCGGATTGGCTCAAGAACCTGATGAATAGCTGCGAAATTGCCGTCGTTCTGATCGGGCTGCCACGTGCTCGCCAACTGCTTTGGACCAACGAGCAACTGCGGCGAAGATTCTCTGCCACGGTCACCCTGGAGCGATTCGATTGGGCGATGCCCGAAGAGCAGCGGCTGTTCGCCGCCCTAGTAGGCAGCATCACAAAGATACTACCTGTCCCAACTATTGACCTCACGGAAGGCGATACGTTGAGTCGTCTCTACCACGCCAGCTTCGGTCTAATCGACTACCTGATCAAGAGTCTTGATCGCGCTATATGGAGTGTTCAAAGCGGCCAGGCAAAAGGAATCGATCGCGCAGTTCTGGCATGTGCGTTTCGCGATGAAGTTTGGGCTGAGGTACCTCCGAACAGGAATCCGTTCGCCCAAGAATTCACTTTCACCCCGCTGATCGGAATTCACGAGCCCTTCGAGGGCTTCAATAGCACTCAGGTCTAG
- a CDS encoding TnsA endonuclease N-terminal domain-containing protein has product MPVRKVVTRRSNHFRAYIPSLKNGHPTQCESMLEGKFIRLCELSPLVRSYEVQPSFESLSVGDRSEQYVPDVRVYFVDGTQGWFEVKPDVRMKSARVACRMAAAEAHFAQSGRRFRVVTDKQLEMEPRASNVLEVMYHRRTPLTSAELEQFRHKLESNSPRTLSDFISVVGPCDAWRLLGLGIVGVDLDQPIVPDAVIYLEGGHRHADLFA; this is encoded by the coding sequence ATGCCTGTACGTAAAGTCGTTACACGACGCTCTAACCACTTCAGAGCGTATATCCCGTCACTAAAGAACGGGCATCCAACGCAATGCGAATCAATGCTTGAGGGCAAATTCATCCGCTTGTGTGAGCTGTCCCCCTTGGTGCGCAGCTATGAAGTCCAGCCCTCTTTCGAGTCGCTCTCCGTTGGTGACCGCTCTGAGCAATATGTCCCAGATGTGCGGGTCTACTTCGTAGACGGTACGCAGGGATGGTTCGAGGTGAAGCCTGACGTTCGTATGAAATCAGCGCGGGTGGCGTGCCGTATGGCGGCTGCGGAAGCCCATTTTGCTCAATCCGGCCGGCGGTTCCGCGTAGTAACGGACAAGCAGCTAGAGATGGAGCCTCGTGCTTCAAACGTGTTGGAGGTGATGTACCACCGCCGAACGCCCCTCACCAGCGCGGAGCTTGAGCAATTCCGTCACAAGCTTGAGAGCAATTCCCCCCGGACGCTATCGGATTTCATTTCGGTGGTTGGCCCTTGTGATGCTTGGCGTCTGCTGGGGCTGGGCATCGTGGGCGTTGATCTCGATCAGCCGATCGTTCCGGACGCTGTTATCTACCTTGAGGGAGGGCATCGTCATGCAGACCTTTTCGCTTAG
- a CDS encoding DNA cytosine methyltransferase, whose translation MAKIACVDLFCGAGGLTHGLVQEGLPVVAGIDLDPACEFPYEANNPSRFIERDVKRLTADELNALFGNAKVRVLAGCAPCQPFSTYAQRYESDGKDGKWGLLYHFARLTEETKPDIVTMENVPSVAKHAVFHDFVDALKSLDYKVWFDVVDSSQYGVPQLRRRMVLLASRHGEIEMIAPTHTKPKTVKQAIGRLRAIQAGESAPKDRLHAASSLTEKNLQRIQHSRPGGTWRDWPEDLVADCHKADTGRTYPGVYGRMEWDRPAPTMTTQCYGFGNGRFGHPEQHRAISLREAAILQSFPRDYKFVPKKGEVSFTVLGRLIGNAVPVELGRAIAKSIKQHLASLSVQ comes from the coding sequence ATGGCGAAGATTGCATGTGTTGACTTATTTTGTGGCGCGGGGGGATTGACACACGGATTGGTTCAGGAAGGGTTACCTGTGGTAGCCGGAATTGATCTAGACCCGGCATGTGAATTTCCATACGAGGCAAACAATCCAAGCCGCTTCATTGAGCGCGATGTCAAACGCCTGACAGCCGATGAGCTCAATGCGCTATTTGGTAATGCAAAAGTCCGCGTGCTTGCTGGGTGCGCTCCGTGCCAGCCATTTTCCACTTACGCTCAACGCTATGAGTCGGATGGCAAAGATGGGAAGTGGGGGTTGCTATATCACTTCGCACGCCTGACCGAAGAAACGAAGCCAGACATCGTCACGATGGAGAATGTGCCCTCCGTCGCCAAGCACGCTGTTTTCCATGACTTCGTGGATGCGTTGAAAAGTCTGGATTACAAAGTTTGGTTCGACGTGGTCGACAGCTCCCAGTACGGCGTCCCGCAATTGCGCAGAAGAATGGTTCTGCTGGCCTCTCGGCACGGGGAGATCGAGATGATTGCACCCACTCACACAAAGCCGAAAACCGTCAAGCAAGCCATCGGGCGATTGCGAGCGATCCAAGCAGGCGAGTCTGCGCCCAAAGATAGGCTTCATGCCGCCTCCTCTCTAACCGAGAAGAATTTGCAGCGTATTCAGCATTCGCGTCCTGGCGGCACATGGCGGGACTGGCCGGAAGACTTAGTCGCTGATTGCCATAAGGCTGATACCGGTCGCACCTATCCTGGCGTCTATGGTCGGATGGAGTGGGACAGGCCGGCGCCGACCATGACGACGCAATGCTATGGCTTTGGCAATGGAAGGTTCGGGCACCCCGAGCAGCACCGCGCAATTTCGTTGCGCGAAGCGGCCATCCTGCAAAGCTTCCCACGCGACTACAAGTTTGTCCCCAAGAAAGGGGAAGTTAGCTTTACCGTTCTTGGGCGCCTAATTGGAAATGCGGTACCGGTGGAGCTCGGTCGTGCGATTGCAAAAAGCATCAAGCAGCATCTCGCATCTCTAAGCGTCCAGTGA
- a CDS encoding HAD domain-containing protein — MSIASSGGDSQGDPTRIASLLLFLDYDGVLHPDAAYLVRGRPELRAEGELFMWAPILEEILAPYPQVQLVLSTSWVRVLGFSRARDFLPKALSGRVIGGTWHSAMGRHAGGTHKVDSSWFVSASRHDQIARYVARARFPVADWVAVDDDGEGWDVAMLDHLILTDGGLGLSDPEVHVNAD, encoded by the coding sequence ATGTCCATTGCCTCGAGCGGTGGTGATAGCCAGGGCGACCCGACGCGGATCGCCAGCCTGCTTCTATTCCTCGACTACGACGGGGTGCTTCACCCAGACGCTGCGTATTTGGTGCGTGGACGTCCCGAGTTGCGAGCCGAGGGGGAGCTATTTATGTGGGCCCCGATCCTTGAAGAAATTCTCGCGCCATATCCTCAGGTGCAGCTTGTGCTATCGACTTCCTGGGTGCGGGTTCTCGGTTTCAGTCGAGCTCGTGACTTTCTTCCCAAAGCTTTGAGTGGACGCGTCATCGGAGGGACCTGGCACTCGGCGATGGGACGGCACGCTGGGGGCACCCACAAGGTTGATAGCAGCTGGTTTGTATCCGCATCGCGCCATGATCAGATCGCGAGATACGTCGCGCGAGCCCGTTTCCCAGTAGCTGATTGGGTTGCCGTAGACGACGACGGCGAAGGCTGGGATGTGGCGATGCTCGATCACTTGATCTTGACGGATGGTGGCCTCGGCTTGTCCGATCCTGAGGTTCATGTCAACGCCGACTGA
- a CDS encoding nuclease-related domain-containing DEAD/DEAH box helicase, giving the protein MSKILPVEPPPRTPRSEMKVREALASIHDIVVLHSVAWQGVRRGRQADGEADFVVLAPNRGIAILEVKGGGIEIVSGQWYSTDGKGDRHRIKNPFEQAKDSKYALIEYLREIDPRLARVPIVHGVVLPDVLFTGQLGMSAPPEIALDKNALTQPKTALTRLFDYWAVAGQATSEQLQRITDLLAPTTTIAPPLLDALEVANRGIVKLTQQQIETLNGLRRHRRATILGGAGTGKTVLAIDKACRLAGEGRRVALVCFNLLLRDEIEARFLPSNVEVHTFHGLVRSWGRKAKLALPPSADEAWYQHSAANHLLDAVASVDERYDAVLVDEAQDFAPDWLRACEATVTPDGIVYVFADARQDVYRRSWEPDPQAIAFELSINCRNTRQIATLVAALFNEVVRDRDIDGPTPIFLSATGVGKAVLLCQRTVEDLLIREKLAASQLAVLSDSRDTVRQLRECIVADLPFCAAGGTGIVAETIHRFKGLEREVVVVALSPAVKLATALELLYVGFSRARAALWVIADEAMITQLQDLDKPTVHLERGGQIPRLSE; this is encoded by the coding sequence ATGTCGAAGATTCTCCCTGTTGAACCGCCACCGCGCACCCCTCGCTCAGAAATGAAAGTGAGGGAAGCACTTGCATCCATCCACGATATTGTTGTCTTGCATTCAGTCGCGTGGCAGGGCGTTCGCCGTGGACGTCAAGCCGACGGTGAGGCCGATTTCGTAGTTTTGGCACCTAATAGGGGTATCGCTATCCTTGAGGTGAAAGGCGGCGGAATTGAAATAGTCAGCGGGCAGTGGTACTCGACAGATGGAAAAGGAGATCGTCATCGGATTAAGAATCCGTTCGAACAGGCGAAGGACTCCAAGTACGCTCTGATCGAATACCTGAGAGAAATCGACCCCCGCCTAGCTCGCGTTCCTATCGTGCATGGTGTGGTGTTGCCTGATGTCCTCTTCACGGGACAGCTTGGCATGTCCGCGCCACCGGAGATCGCTCTCGACAAGAATGCACTCACACAACCAAAGACCGCACTTACTCGCCTGTTCGACTATTGGGCCGTAGCTGGCCAGGCGACCTCCGAACAGCTGCAACGCATCACCGACCTCCTTGCCCCAACGACGACGATAGCTCCACCGCTTCTCGATGCACTTGAGGTGGCGAATCGGGGAATCGTCAAACTCACACAGCAACAGATCGAAACCCTAAATGGCCTTCGTCGACACCGACGCGCCACTATTCTCGGCGGCGCTGGTACGGGCAAAACCGTGCTGGCCATCGACAAGGCTTGCCGGCTGGCTGGCGAAGGGCGTCGCGTCGCGTTAGTCTGTTTCAACCTGTTGTTGCGTGATGAAATCGAGGCCAGGTTTCTCCCCAGCAACGTTGAGGTACATACTTTCCATGGCTTAGTGCGCTCATGGGGTCGGAAGGCAAAGCTTGCGTTGCCGCCGAGTGCTGACGAGGCGTGGTACCAACACTCAGCGGCAAACCACTTGCTTGACGCAGTTGCGTCTGTGGACGAACGCTACGATGCGGTACTCGTCGATGAGGCCCAAGACTTCGCACCGGATTGGCTAAGGGCTTGTGAGGCGACGGTTACTCCGGACGGGATAGTCTATGTATTCGCAGACGCGCGCCAAGATGTCTATAGGCGGAGCTGGGAACCAGACCCTCAAGCGATTGCATTCGAACTATCGATCAACTGTCGGAATACTCGACAGATCGCAACGCTCGTGGCGGCCCTGTTCAACGAGGTAGTACGCGACCGCGACATCGATGGTCCCACACCCATCTTCCTCAGCGCGACGGGTGTCGGGAAGGCAGTACTGCTCTGCCAGAGAACGGTCGAGGATCTTCTCATCCGTGAGAAGTTGGCGGCGAGCCAGCTTGCCGTGCTTTCGGATTCACGCGACACGGTAAGGCAGCTCCGCGAATGCATCGTAGCGGATCTACCTTTCTGCGCAGCAGGCGGCACGGGTATCGTTGCGGAGACCATCCACAGGTTCAAAGGCCTTGAGCGAGAGGTCGTTGTCGTCGCACTATCGCCAGCAGTCAAGCTGGCGACGGCGCTGGAACTGCTGTATGTGGGATTCAGCCGAGCCAGGGCAGCTCTTTGGGTGATCGCCGACGAGGCGATGATCACCCAGCTCCAAGACTTAGATAAGCCCACTGTTCATTTAGAGCGAGGCGGACAGATACCCCGACTGTCCGAATAG
- a CDS encoding helix-turn-helix domain-containing protein, which yields MSEFHELALRVGVRCSTVNTKKPLKLKGAGALTVAIPLAEGAGKALMNWPYGFESMLDAIREKRCNVSSWKIRDAMGPIHKDIYRYLKDPRFDFVRMAFESYIRNHWEAPLAFRNRTLGLQLVRNHSWVSVCEAAKRSGVEPALLKRMAKGREIATREQTHKSGRCTRIVNLETVSDYAGRVRQAMTAEQAAAHLGISRKRVRQLLEAGLLATLGGPPRAGQRWWIDPTSLERCAHSGRQVADKPENSVSVTQHAKCCITTAENFVSLVGAIQTGELPVWVPSGCNQALGKWRLSKDDLAKWRPGAEAVGASRLSVGDAAVQLGVKQEVAYALVRAGLLPATTDSVGRHVAQWVDVQALSEFQKQYILGTELAAYARTSPNEMAQRLKACGLQPVAGPGSARASCRQYVWQRTSSVLSAAVAETPYR from the coding sequence TTGTCCGAGTTTCACGAGCTCGCGTTGCGAGTTGGCGTCCGCTGTAGCACCGTCAACACCAAAAAGCCTCTCAAATTAAAGGGCGCCGGCGCACTGACCGTTGCAATACCTCTCGCGGAAGGAGCTGGCAAGGCGCTGATGAACTGGCCGTATGGATTCGAGAGCATGCTCGATGCAATACGCGAGAAGAGATGCAACGTTTCCAGTTGGAAGATTCGCGACGCCATGGGGCCGATCCACAAGGACATCTATCGCTATCTCAAAGATCCGCGCTTTGATTTCGTACGGATGGCTTTCGAGTCATACATCCGCAATCATTGGGAGGCGCCTCTAGCATTTCGAAATAGAACCCTCGGGCTACAACTTGTTCGAAACCACTCTTGGGTCTCTGTATGCGAAGCCGCCAAGAGAAGTGGTGTAGAGCCAGCGCTGCTCAAGCGTATGGCAAAGGGTCGAGAAATAGCGACGCGTGAGCAGACGCACAAAAGCGGCCGATGTACTCGAATCGTTAACCTCGAGACCGTGAGTGACTATGCCGGCCGAGTACGACAGGCGATGACCGCAGAGCAGGCTGCAGCGCATCTCGGAATCAGTCGCAAGCGCGTGCGACAACTTCTTGAGGCGGGGCTGTTGGCCACGCTCGGTGGCCCTCCTAGAGCGGGGCAAAGATGGTGGATTGATCCGACGTCTTTGGAGCGATGTGCGCATTCTGGGCGGCAAGTGGCAGATAAGCCGGAAAACTCTGTCTCGGTGACGCAGCATGCGAAATGCTGTATCACAACGGCGGAGAATTTCGTGTCGCTGGTTGGCGCGATCCAGACTGGCGAATTGCCCGTTTGGGTCCCTTCAGGCTGCAATCAAGCCTTGGGGAAATGGCGTCTAAGCAAGGACGACCTCGCAAAATGGCGACCAGGTGCGGAAGCAGTTGGAGCATCAAGACTTTCTGTTGGCGATGCAGCAGTGCAGCTTGGCGTGAAGCAGGAGGTCGCCTACGCGCTGGTCCGAGCGGGGCTCTTGCCAGCCACAACTGACAGCGTTGGTCGTCATGTGGCTCAATGGGTAGATGTTCAGGCGCTGAGTGAGTTTCAGAAGCAATATATTCTGGGGACTGAGTTGGCAGCGTATGCAAGAACGAGTCCTAATGAGATGGCCCAGCGGTTGAAGGCGTGCGGTCTTCAACCTGTCGCTGGACCTGGCTCCGCGCGAGCTTCCTGCCGGCAGTATGTTTGGCAACGGACTTCAAGTGTTCTCTCTGCCGCAGTGGCAGAGACGCCGTATCGATAA
- a CDS encoding very short patch repair endonuclease has protein sequence MSRIPPSSEATSRRMAKVRQKNTDAELALRRELHRRGLRYRVDFIVLEKPRRVADIAFPNLKIAVFVDGCFWHGCPIHGTWPKQNAELWRKKIEANRIRDLDTNDRLRKDGWIVLRVWRHEVAAEAAETIAREVAAARHK, from the coding sequence ATGTCGCGCATACCTCCTTCCTCGGAAGCCACAAGTCGCCGCATGGCGAAGGTACGACAGAAGAACACGGATGCTGAACTCGCGTTACGGCGCGAGCTACACCGTCGCGGCCTACGGTACCGAGTTGACTTTATCGTGCTAGAAAAGCCCCGCCGAGTAGCCGACATTGCTTTTCCGAATCTGAAAATAGCCGTTTTTGTGGACGGTTGTTTTTGGCATGGCTGCCCGATACACGGCACGTGGCCCAAGCAAAACGCTGAGCTCTGGCGAAAGAAAATTGAGGCCAATCGCATACGCGACCTCGACACAAATGATCGCTTGCGAAAAGACGGTTGGATTGTGTTGCGTGTCTGGCGTCACGAAGTAGCAGCGGAGGCGGCCGAGACTATCGCGCGCGAAGTTGCGGCGGCCAGACACAAATAG
- a CDS encoding helix-turn-helix domain-containing protein, translating to MLGLTQAALALRMGVDDAYVSAIETGRRTPDGASFLDLLGCALELKTSEHSELTECARRSQRYVRLPEELPVRAHELFTALADDLPRFSAQEIELIASIHAAILRNRKMAAVEAAPC from the coding sequence GTGCTCGGCCTGACGCAGGCCGCACTTGCGCTTCGCATGGGCGTTGACGACGCCTATGTAAGTGCAATTGAAACCGGCAGGCGGACTCCGGATGGGGCTAGCTTCTTGGACTTACTCGGTTGCGCGCTTGAGCTCAAGACCAGCGAACACAGCGAGTTGACTGAATGCGCTCGGCGCTCGCAGCGCTATGTTCGCTTGCCAGAGGAACTGCCCGTGCGGGCACACGAGCTATTTACTGCACTTGCGGATGACTTGCCACGGTTCTCAGCGCAGGAGATTGAGCTGATAGCAAGTATCCATGCCGCGATACTTCGCAACCGAAAGATGGCTGCCGTGGAAGCAGCGCCGTGCTAG
- a CDS encoding DDE-type integrase/transposase/recombinase, whose protein sequence is MQTFSLRAQLCVLLNGRRLLLANRLMDRRLAFKDDFGEPVVLTEAEFYRLYERRELVLDPAQPYIDTIPLIRNAPPDLTCFPKAHSDEALRRRAYLEALFRPDGSKLPNDNELRKRLAEIHWAIQDVKRPPSPLTVWRWARSYRTKCVVQLVPLHCRKGRAAVIRGDLEDLLQVSLEESYLKPERPAIAQVYEDLRSRVDSVNRRHLPSQQLRLPSISTLRRYIARLDQYQVDCERLGKHAANKKHRNATGQLTVDKILERWEIDHTLLDVLIVDPESGEVIGRPYITVILDRHSRMVMAFYIHLAAPNTESVLRAIERAIRPKHAWLANYPTVINEWRARGLPRYIVPDNAAEFHAGELISAFNELGIEVLFPRSRGPEMKGAIERFFRTMAEDLVHRLSGTTFSNTRERGDYPSEKLACLTLADLEAAVMKWVVDRYLQKPHRGLGGLTPAKAWEQGEVERAPLLPLDLDELECVLSLRTDVRLHHYGVELDRQRYHSTELAELRLRLGEDARVDVRFRDELGHVWVRDPVRNLFLQVPNKDPRMVGMSRDIHYAARQLAKARGGNSSNPEAVFEAYRQIMADVDAAKRSNKLRKRRYSAQMELDKDGRRRQPKSAANESQPVAQSTLFDFESPPTLEIRPRTPRPIQRSQS, encoded by the coding sequence ATGCAGACCTTTTCGCTTAGAGCGCAACTATGTGTTCTGCTCAATGGTCGGCGACTGCTGCTCGCAAATCGGCTGATGGACAGGCGGCTCGCGTTCAAGGACGACTTTGGCGAGCCGGTCGTACTCACTGAAGCCGAGTTCTATCGACTGTATGAGCGGAGGGAGCTGGTCCTTGATCCAGCACAGCCTTACATCGACACCATTCCCCTGATCAGGAACGCGCCGCCAGACCTGACTTGCTTTCCCAAGGCACATTCAGACGAGGCGTTGCGTCGGCGGGCTTACCTTGAGGCTCTTTTCCGGCCGGATGGTTCAAAGCTGCCCAACGACAATGAGCTTCGCAAACGCCTAGCGGAAATCCATTGGGCAATTCAAGACGTCAAGCGGCCTCCTTCACCGCTAACTGTGTGGCGCTGGGCGCGCAGCTATCGCACGAAGTGTGTCGTTCAGCTTGTTCCTCTGCACTGCAGGAAGGGTCGTGCTGCTGTCATCCGAGGCGATCTTGAGGATCTGCTCCAGGTATCTCTCGAAGAGTCGTACCTTAAGCCCGAACGGCCAGCCATCGCGCAAGTCTATGAGGACCTTCGGTCGCGCGTGGACAGTGTAAATAGAAGGCATTTGCCATCTCAGCAGTTGAGGCTGCCATCTATATCAACGCTCAGACGCTATATCGCTCGACTGGATCAATATCAGGTCGACTGCGAGCGACTTGGAAAGCATGCAGCGAACAAGAAGCACCGCAACGCAACGGGCCAACTGACGGTCGACAAAATCCTAGAGCGCTGGGAGATCGACCACACGTTGCTGGATGTGCTTATCGTCGATCCGGAAAGTGGTGAGGTTATTGGTCGCCCGTACATCACGGTCATACTCGATCGCCACAGCCGCATGGTCATGGCGTTCTATATTCACTTGGCTGCGCCAAACACTGAAAGCGTTCTCAGAGCCATCGAGCGTGCAATCCGCCCAAAACATGCATGGCTGGCCAACTATCCGACGGTCATCAACGAGTGGCGAGCTCGTGGGCTGCCTCGCTACATCGTTCCTGACAACGCTGCGGAGTTTCATGCGGGTGAGCTCATCTCGGCGTTCAACGAACTCGGTATCGAGGTTCTCTTTCCCCGTTCACGAGGGCCGGAGATGAAGGGGGCAATTGAGCGATTCTTCCGCACCATGGCGGAGGATTTGGTTCACCGCCTGTCTGGAACTACGTTCTCAAACACGCGAGAGCGTGGCGACTATCCATCAGAAAAGTTGGCTTGCCTCACTCTCGCAGATCTTGAGGCAGCAGTCATGAAGTGGGTAGTTGATCGTTACCTTCAGAAGCCTCATCGCGGCTTAGGTGGTCTCACGCCTGCCAAGGCCTGGGAGCAGGGTGAGGTCGAACGTGCTCCACTTCTGCCTCTAGATCTGGATGAGCTTGAGTGTGTCCTTTCACTTCGAACAGACGTTCGCCTTCACCACTACGGTGTTGAACTCGATCGTCAGAGGTACCACTCAACAGAGCTTGCCGAACTGCGCTTGCGCTTAGGAGAAGACGCGCGAGTCGACGTTCGCTTTCGCGATGAACTCGGTCACGTATGGGTGCGAGATCCCGTCCGTAATCTGTTTCTCCAGGTACCCAACAAAGATCCGAGGATGGTTGGGATGAGCCGAGACATCCACTACGCAGCCCGGCAGTTGGCCAAGGCACGTGGCGGTAACTCAAGCAACCCTGAGGCAGTTTTTGAAGCTTATCGTCAAATCATGGCCGATGTTGATGCGGCGAAGAGGTCCAACAAACTGCGTAAACGACGCTACTCAGCGCAGATGGAGCTCGACAAGGACGGGCGTCGGCGCCAACCAAAGTCGGCCGCAAATGAGTCGCAGCCTGTTGCCCAGTCCACCCTTTTCGACTTCGAGTCGCCGCCGACACTCGAAATCCGGCCAAGAACACCTCGCCCCATTCAACGGAGCCAATCATGA
- a CDS encoding IS630 family transposase, translating to MKCKRNSDARSIEHQTLQVMRQQAVKAIREGQTVESVAAAFGVNVRSVYRWLADFANGGQKALLAKPIPGRPPKISAEEMRWLAKAIRDNTPLQYKFEFGLWTLSLIAELIHREFGKKLSLASVSRIMKLLGFSVQKPLYQAWQQDAALVRQWESETYPQIRAEARAVGATIYFADESGIRSDYHTGTTWAPRGQPPVVGVTGRRFSLNMISAVSPRGEFRFMVHDGSVNATVFVEFLKRLMIGATKPVFVVVDGHPVHKSKPVRTYVESQQGRLKLFYLPPYSPHLNPDEQVWAHVKRQVSKRLVQGKNEMKKLALSALRRIQRLPELVKSFFRQPECQYAAA from the coding sequence ATGAAATGCAAACGAAACTCGGATGCTCGGTCGATCGAACACCAAACCTTGCAGGTAATGCGGCAGCAGGCAGTCAAGGCGATTCGCGAAGGCCAGACGGTAGAAAGCGTGGCTGCAGCCTTTGGTGTCAATGTGCGCAGCGTCTATCGCTGGCTGGCCGACTTTGCCAACGGCGGGCAGAAGGCGCTGCTGGCCAAACCGATCCCTGGCCGCCCACCGAAGATCAGCGCCGAGGAGATGCGCTGGCTGGCCAAGGCAATCAGGGACAACACGCCGCTGCAGTACAAGTTCGAGTTCGGCCTCTGGACCCTGTCGCTGATCGCTGAGTTGATCCATCGCGAGTTTGGCAAGAAGCTGTCGCTGGCCTCGGTCAGCCGAATCATGAAGCTGCTGGGGTTTAGTGTGCAGAAGCCCCTCTATCAGGCTTGGCAGCAGGACGCTGCGCTGGTGCGACAGTGGGAATCGGAGACCTATCCGCAGATCCGGGCTGAGGCACGGGCCGTGGGGGCAACAATCTACTTTGCGGATGAGTCTGGGATTCGCTCGGACTACCACACTGGTACCACCTGGGCGCCGCGTGGCCAGCCCCCCGTGGTTGGCGTGACCGGCCGGCGCTTCTCGCTGAACATGATCTCGGCAGTCAGCCCACGTGGCGAGTTTCGTTTCATGGTGCATGACGGCTCGGTCAACGCGACGGTGTTTGTCGAGTTTCTCAAACGATTGATGATTGGCGCGACCAAGCCTGTCTTTGTGGTGGTGGACGGGCATCCGGTGCACAAGAGCAAGCCGGTCAGAACGTACGTCGAAAGCCAGCAAGGCCGGCTCAAGCTGTTCTACCTGCCGCCGTATTCTCCACACCTGAACCCGGACGAGCAGGTGTGGGCGCACGTGAAGCGGCAAGTATCCAAGCGCTTGGTCCAGGGAAAGAACGAAATGAAGAAATTGGCGCTGAGTGCGCTGCGCCGTATTCAACGACTACCTGAGTTAGTCAAGTCGTTCTTTCGTCAGCCGGAGTGCCAATACGCTGCAGCATGA